GCGGCGCCCAGCCCTGGGGCCCGAGGGCCTTCCACTTGTAGGACGGGTCGGTGCTCGGCGCCGAGCCGCTCTGGTCGGCGCCCCCGCTCGGGTCGAGGGCGGCGTTGGGGTCCTCGGCCTCGACGTTGGCGTCCTCGATGAAGCCGCCCCATGCCCGGTCCACCGCCGGCAGCCCCTCGCGGAGGAACGGCGGGAGCGTCGCCTGGAAGTACACGACGGAGGCGTCGAGGAGGGCCTGGCGGCTGCGCTGGTACTGGAATTTCTCCTGGCCGGCGCGGTTCACGCACACCGTGTCCGGGCAGACGCTGGTGACCGGCTCGGTGACGTGCTGCTCGTACTGGTCGCCGAGCAGGGTGAACAGCGTGCGGGGGTGGTCGGCGGACGTGGGCAGGGCGCCGAGCTCGGGGATCAGCCCGCTCAACATGGCCGGGATGCTGTCGGTGGTCTTGGGGGACACCGAGGTGGCGTTGCGGTACCAGGTGCCCTCGTCGGCGAGCCGGGCGAAGTTGGGGAAGCGCTCTGCGTTGATGGTCCCGTCCTCGGTCATCAACGAGGCGACGGGCAGCTCGTCCATCTGGAGGATGACGATCGGCGCGGGCTCACCGATGGTGACGCCCGTGGCCGCGACCGCCTCCTCCTCGGTGAGGAGCTTCGAGGTGGACGAGAACAACAGGAACGAGGCCAGGAACACCACGGGAGCGAAGGCCAGGTAGTGCAGGCCCAGCCGGACGCCCGCCACCCGCCGCTCGCCGTAGAGGATGAGACCGCCGGCGGCCAGGGCCGCGCCGATGCTGAGGACGTCGTTCGAGACCCCGAGCTGACGGGCGAGGTAGAGCCCGAAGAACGCCCCGAGGCCGAACACGAGGGCGACGTGCACCGCCACACCGAGGCTCCGGTGGATGGCGTAGGCCACCACCTCGACGGCGATCAGCACGAGGGGCACCCCGAGGGCCATCACCACGCCGAACGCGGCGACCTCGTACTTGCTGAGGGAGTTGGCGACGAAGAACTCGGGGTTCTTGCCGAACAGGTCGAGCACCGGCTGGGCCACCGCCAGGCCCCACAGGGCCAGCAGGACGAGGCCGTTGTGGCGGACGATCTCGCGCAGGTTGAGGCGCCGGGCCACTCGGCGCCAGCGGGGCGCCTTCGCTTCGCCGACGTCAGCGTCGGGCGACGGGACCGACCCCAACGGGTCGGTGCCGCCCGGCTCAGCTGCGTCGGTCACGCCCGACGCTCAGCGGGGAGTGAGGTGGTACAGGATCCGGGTCCCCGACGGCAGCGTCGTCTGCTCGACGATGTCGAAGTGTTCGGCCAACGCACGTTCGAGGACCGTAGCCGTGTAATCGTCGTGCGTACCTTCACGCTTGTTCTTCAACAGGCGCTTGACCATCTGGTCGTCCGGCGTGGGGAACTCGAGGACGGCCTCGCTGCCGACGTCGGCAAGGAAGGCCACGAACTCGGGCAGCGGCACGTTGTTGGTGATGGCCAGGTGGTGGATCACCGCGAGGCACAGCACGACGTCGGGCTTGACCCGGTCGGTGAAGGCCTTGCGCTCCTTGCCGCGCCACCCGAGGCCGGGCGACTGGCTGGAGAGGTCCATGGTGAGGGGCAGGATGGTGGTGTTGCCCTCTTCGCGCAGCGCCCGGTAGAGCGTGTCGACCACGAGCGGGTCGGCGTCGACGGCGACGACGTAGTCCGAGTTCTTCGCCGCGAGGCGCGAGAAGTGGCCGTCGTTGGCACCGAGGTCCCACACGATCGAACGGTGGGTGCGGCCCACCACCTTGTCGACGAAGGCGGTCTTCCCGTCGAGGTCGGCATCGGTGTAGTGGCCGCGCTCGCTGTAGCCGGACCACGTTGACTCGGAGCGCTTCCACTTGAGGCCGCTGACCAGCTTGGTGAGCTTGTCCAGGTTGGCGGCGATGAGCTCCTTCTTGAAGCCCGCCTTGCCGAGGTCCTTCTTCACGTCCGAGTCGGTGTCGGAATAGCGGTTCTCGAACGCCGCCTGGAGGTAGACGTTGGTGAACACGCCCTTGCGGAACCGGTCCCGGAAGCCCATGACCGAACGCGCCTCGGTGGGCGTGATGCCGTCGATGGAGCCGCGCAGCCAGGGCTGGAAGGGGAGGTCCTTGTAGGCCTGGAACATCAGGGGGTACAGGAACAGCTCGCAGAACTGGCGGTAGCCGTACCAGGGCTCGCCGGCGCGCAGCTTCTCGAACGAGCCCACGTCGATGAAGGTGGGGCGGGCGCCGACGAACTGCACGTTGTAGGAGGTGGCGTCCTTGGTGATGACGTCTTCGTCGAGGGCCTGGCGGGTGAGCTGGAGCTGCAGCAGGGCCGCGTCGCGCAGCATCTCGAAGGTCCACTCGTACGGGTAGGACAGGAACGGGATGCGGTCGTGGCGCAGCGCCGCCTCCCAACGGCCGTCGTCACCGACGAGGGCGGCGACCTCGTCGTCGGGCACCCGCTCGGTGCCCACGATGCGGCCGTCGGCGAGGGCCTTGGCGAAGAACGTCGACGCGGCGGCGGCCTCGTAATCGGCGAGGGCGTCGCCCGACAGGGAGCGGATGACGGCGTCGTCGGAGACGAACACGCGGCTCATCGGGTCGCGGAAGGACCCCGGATCTGCAGGAGGTGTGGTCATGTCTGGTTCGGTCGCCGGGCGAACGGCCCGGCGGGCCGGCGTGGGCCTAGTTGGCGGCCTCGGTGGGCGGCACCGTGGCGGGCTCGGCGTCGGCGGTGGGCTCGGCGTCGGCGCTGGTGTCGCCCTCGCCCTCGGTGAGCTCGTTGTCCTTCTTCCAGAACATCATCCGGCGGCCGAACATCTTGAAGAACACGGCGAGGCCGGCGAAACCGCCGACGATCACCTGGAGCACGATGCTGCCGGTGCCGGGATCGAGGTACGCGAACATGGGTGGGTGACGCCTCCAGACGTGACGAGCCTGTGCGACGGGGTGGTGAACGGCGACGGGCCGAACGGTGTCGCACGGGCGAACCGCGAGCGTACCACCGGACACCTCCGGCGAGGAATCATGGGGGGCGGGCTTGACCCGACCCATCGCCAGCGAGTGGGGTGATCCCCATGGCCTCTCGCACGACCTCACTGCGCTCGACGCTCGGCCGGGTGAAGCGCAAGCTGACCGGCACGCCCACGGCGCCCGCTTCGCCGGTCGCGGCACCCGAGCCGCCCCTTTGGTCGGAGGCCCCGCCCTCGCCGTGGGCGCCCCGCTCGCCGGCCGAGGAGGCCGCCCCCGTCTGGTGCAACATCTGCCGCTGGACGGGCGACGCCTTCGCCGGCCGCTTCCACTCCGAGGCCGCCAACTGCCCGCAGTGCGGCAGCATCTCGCGGGACCGCTATCTCTTCCACTGCTACGTCGCCCGCACGCCCGAGTCGCTCGGCGCCCGGGTCCTCGAGACCAGCCCCCGCCTCGGCGAGGACTACCGCCGGGCCATGGCCGGGTGGTTCGACTACACGTGCAGCGACTACGACGAACGCGCCCACCGGGGCGTCGTGCAGCTCGACCTC
This is a stretch of genomic DNA from Acidimicrobiales bacterium. It encodes these proteins:
- a CDS encoding sulfatase-like hydrolase/transferase, translated to MTDAAEPGGTDPLGSVPSPDADVGEAKAPRWRRVARRLNLREIVRHNGLVLLALWGLAVAQPVLDLFGKNPEFFVANSLSKYEVAAFGVVMALGVPLVLIAVEVVAYAIHRSLGVAVHVALVFGLGAFFGLYLARQLGVSNDVLSIGAALAAGGLILYGERRVAGVRLGLHYLAFAPVVFLASFLLFSSTSKLLTEEEAVAATGVTIGEPAPIVILQMDELPVASLMTEDGTINAERFPNFARLADEGTWYRNATSVSPKTTDSIPAMLSGLIPELGALPTSADHPRTLFTLLGDQYEQHVTEPVTSVCPDTVCVNRAGQEKFQYQRSRQALLDASVVYFQATLPPFLREGLPAVDRAWGGFIEDANVEAEDPNAALDPSGGADQSGSAPSTDPSYKWKALGPQGWAPRYQAGLMSEMIDGIVPGERPGLHFAHATFPHIPWLLSPEGYQYVVSDARFVPGLENGGIWTDDNDYLVRQGFARHLLQVGYMDSIVGDMIEQLESQGLWEDALVVVLSDHGVAFTPGENFRSPRAATVHEIYNIPLFIKYPGQTEGEISDVNALNLDVLPTIVEALDIDTDWEFDGQSLLGDGPDRDSKPTYWDVGPDEVPVDFDGVMEVVERDHEYLPNGDDWLGVFGQGEYADLVGEDVEDLDVRGGSGRTWTNDQQERLADWQPDADGLAPMLLASSLEADGGAVPDGGVVVVNGRVAGVAGDFHEGDDGRIAFNALISEEILQRGANDVVLLLPTRSGSRQFETATLS
- a CDS encoding class I SAM-dependent methyltransferase produces the protein MSRVFVSDDAVIRSLSGDALADYEAAAASTFFAKALADGRIVGTERVPDDEVAALVGDDGRWEAALRHDRIPFLSYPYEWTFEMLRDAALLQLQLTRQALDEDVITKDATSYNVQFVGARPTFIDVGSFEKLRAGEPWYGYRQFCELFLYPLMFQAYKDLPFQPWLRGSIDGITPTEARSVMGFRDRFRKGVFTNVYLQAAFENRYSDTDSDVKKDLGKAGFKKELIAANLDKLTKLVSGLKWKRSESTWSGYSERGHYTDADLDGKTAFVDKVVGRTHRSIVWDLGANDGHFSRLAAKNSDYVVAVDADPLVVDTLYRALREEGNTTILPLTMDLSSQSPGLGWRGKERKAFTDRVKPDVVLCLAVIHHLAITNNVPLPEFVAFLADVGSEAVLEFPTPDDQMVKRLLKNKREGTHDDYTATVLERALAEHFDIVEQTTLPSGTRILYHLTPR